The Tolypothrix sp. PCC 7712 region AGAAGGCGCTCAAGATTCGCAGTCGGGAGCGCTTTCTTTATTTATATGGTAGCACTACTTTAATGCTACTTAAACATTTTTATTATGCTAAGGTAGCGTTACCCTCATGCTATAATGAAGGGAGTATAGTTTTGGAGTAGTGCTATGGTGTTATCGGTGGTTACAGCCAAAAAGCGAATGTCGCTTTATTTGGATGAGGCATTAAAGTCTGACTTGGAACGGTTAGCCAAGATTCGGAAGCGTTCTCTATCAAATTTGATAGAAGTTATTTGCGAAGAAGAGCTAGAACGCGCTAGGAAGAGTGGAGAATTAAAGGATGCATGACTTTAAGTCATCAATCTTTACGCTGTAACTTCATTTCAGCAGCAGTAGAAACTGTAAATAGTAGGTCATATTTACATAAATTGAGGCAAACAGATACTAGATACTCTAATGGAACCGACTTTGAGTAAATTAGAGCTAATTTCAGTATTAGTATGGTTAACACCTAATGAGGAGGCATTATAAGTCAATGAGCAGAAATATTTACCGTCATTGCCAGCAAAATGACATTTAGCAGAGCAATATAAAATCCTTGTGATTGCTACCCTGCTGGAAGGCTCCGCCTACATTCTGCTCTCCTTCCCCTACAAAGACACTAGGCGAGCGGAAACGCTTGAGAGCGAACACTCCATTCGCACATTTGTGTAACTACTTAAGTATTTTTGTTCCTGCTCAAATTAACGTATCAATCTTGCCATCACTTGAGCTAGAAGAGGTGGATGAATGGACAACCCACCCCGTAAGCGCAAAAAAGCCACCTCTACATCCAGTGACTTACAACCAGCAGTTAACCCACAAAATAGCTCTCCTCAGGACAATCAGGATTTAGTAACCATCGATGTTCCTGCTGTTGAAGTTCCAGAATTAACTCCAGAAGAACAGAGCGATCGCTTGCACCTGGAGCGAAAAGTCGAGAGGGCATTTTTTGAGGCAGGTAAGGCATTGGCAGAATTGCGCGATCGCAGACTCTATCGCTCCACTCATCGCACATTTGAGGACTATTGCCGCGATAGATTTGGGCATAGTCGGCAACAGTCGAATTATTTGATTGCCGCAGCTGGTGTTTACGAAAATCTGACAACCATTGGTTGTCAAAATGTGGAGAATGAAAATTTGACAACCATTTGTTGTCAAATTCTGCCCACGAATGAGCGTCAAGTCCGCCCACTCACTAAGCTAGAACCCCAACAGCAACAGGAAGTTTGGCAACAGGCTGTAGAAGAAGCTGGCGGTAAAGTACCGACTGGTAAAATCGTCAAAGATGTCGTGCAGCGCATTATGGAACGCACCCAAGTACTCAACAGCTACCAGTTGGGTGAAGTCTGCCAAATCTTAGCAAAGGACAATCCCGAACTCAGGGGCAAAGGCGGTTGTTGGGCAATTGTCGCTCAAGTGAATAACTTCAGTTGCACCGTGAGGAATTGGGATGGTGAACTGACGGTGGGGCTGAAGCATCTCAAGTCTTACGAATACTTACCTGAGGATTGTCAGCAGATGCAGGAGATATGCGAGCGTATTTCACGGGTGTATTCCAGTGGGCTGGAGGAATCGGTGCAGAAGTTTTTGGAGTCGCTGGGGAAGCTGAAGCGGGCCTATATTACTGCTGTGGAAGAGAAGCGAACAATCACTACATTTATTTTCTCTCCCCAGAGTGACGGAAGAGCGCTCAACTCTTGAGCAAGCGAGACTTGGAAACCATCAAAAGAGCCGCTATACTTCATAATTAGACAAAAACTGAACCTGTAGATGGATTCCTCACCTGTAGCTGATGATGCCTCATTGTTAACCAGAATCGCTAAACATGACCAAACTGCTCTTTCTCAACTCTACGATCGCTATGCCAAGATAATTTATGCTGTGGCATTTAAAAGTCTGAGATCGGTTGAGGAAAGTGAAGAAGTAGTCCTAGATGTTTTTGCTCAAGTCTGGCGAATAGCTGAAAACTATGATTTGGCTAAAGGCAGAGCAGATACTTGGCTATTTGTGCTAACGCGCAGCCGGATTTTGGATCGCCTGCGAAAGCACCAGCGCAGTCAATCTTCTTCTGCAATCTCGACTGAGCTTTTAGAGATCCAAATCCCAGATCAGAGCGTAGATCCTATTGAGGAGGTATTGCAGGGCGAGCGTCGAGCGAGCGTGTTATCAGCATTGAAACTACTGCCACCAGAACAACGTCTAGTGATTGAATTAGCTTACTATCAAGGTTTAACCCATAGTCAAATAGCAACTCAGACACAGATGTCTTTAGGCACAGTTAAAACCAGAATTCGGTTAGGCTTAAATAAGTTGAAGTCTGCCCTTGATGTTGAAGTCTAGGTATAGGTTTAAAAGTAAAAGGTTTGTTAAAGGCTAAATCTGCTCATGAGTTTTGAAAACCACTGTTTCTGTGAATTAGCTCCATTGTATGTGCTGAATCTACTGAGTGAGCCAGAAAGGCTATGGGTTGAGCAACAGTTGGCAGAATGTCCAGAATTAGCTGAGGAACTAGCCCAATACGAGATAGCAGCAACAGCGATTCCATATAGTACGCCTGTTGTGCCAATGGCAGAGGATTTGAAAGACCGATTATTTGCTCGCTTAGAGTTGGAACCTCTGGAGTCTCATCCCCAGGAGATTCCAAATGCAGACAATATCCTATCTTCATATCTAGCAGTAAGATCGCAAGATGTGCAATGGCAACCTCACCGTGTCCCTGGTGTAGAAACTGCCATTTTTCATACCGATCCCATCAAGCGGGAGATTGTTGGGGTTTTGCGGGCTGCTCCTGGGGCGCATTACCCCATGCACCGTCATGCAGCGATTGAGGAAATCTATATGCTAACTGGCGATTTGGTTGTTGGAGATGAGGTTTATCACACAGGGGACTACATTCGCTCCCAGCCAGGATCGGTTCATGGGCCCCATACAATCGGGGGCTGTATGTTCTTTTTCCGCACTTCAATGGATGATGAATATCTTGGTTTTGCGTCAGATGAGGCTTAAAAAAAGCAAAAGGGCAGGGCATAGGGAAAATACTCTCTTTATCTCCTGGTTCTGCGTTGAAAAAATCTTTCGATCAAGTTCTGCTTTTATAGATCCAAATCAGATTGCTCGACGTATATATCTTTTAGATGAACAGCTGAGTCTGCAAGAGCAATAGTCAAATGCTATTTGCTCTCTACGAAGCTGTAGAGAATTTGCTATGAAATTACCTCTTGAGATATTTCTTCTGAAGTAGGGACAGTTTTGCCTTGGCTGTTCTCTAATCATCATCTGTAAATTCAACATGACATCATCTCAAAGACACTAAATTATGGATTTTCAAAGCGCTTTAACTAAAAAATCCTCACGTCGCTCAATCTTCTCTCGCCGTGAGGTGGTGGTAAGTGGAGCAATAGCTGGTGTGGCTGGTGCATTGGGCTTACCTCTGCTTGCCCAAAAAGCAGAGGCTAGCTCAAGCTCTGCTGAACAAAATGATATAAAAATTCTCAATAATGCTCTTTACTACGAGCATCAAGCTATTTGG contains the following coding sequences:
- a CDS encoding ribbon-helix-helix domain-containing protein → MVLSVVTAKKRMSLYLDEALKSDLERLAKIRKRSLSNLIEVICEEELERARKSGELKDA
- a CDS encoding RNA polymerase sigma factor; protein product: MDSSPVADDASLLTRIAKHDQTALSQLYDRYAKIIYAVAFKSLRSVEESEEVVLDVFAQVWRIAENYDLAKGRADTWLFVLTRSRILDRLRKHQRSQSSSAISTELLEIQIPDQSVDPIEEVLQGERRASVLSALKLLPPEQRLVIELAYYQGLTHSQIATQTQMSLGTVKTRIRLGLNKLKSALDVEV
- a CDS encoding cupin domain-containing protein, whose protein sequence is MSFENHCFCELAPLYVLNLLSEPERLWVEQQLAECPELAEELAQYEIAATAIPYSTPVVPMAEDLKDRLFARLELEPLESHPQEIPNADNILSSYLAVRSQDVQWQPHRVPGVETAIFHTDPIKREIVGVLRAAPGAHYPMHRHAAIEEIYMLTGDLVVGDEVYHTGDYIRSQPGSVHGPHTIGGCMFFFRTSMDDEYLGFASDEA